GAAGCGATAGGCCAAAATCGGAGATACAAGCAACCCCATTCTTGTCTAAGAGAACATTGGATGATTTCACATTGCCATGAGGAATTTTGGAGGAGCTGTATTCTGCGTGAATTCGAGCTAGTCCTCGAGCTGCTCCGAGGACTAGGCTGATTCTTGTTGTCCAATCCAATGGGATTCTTCCTGGTCCCCTGTTGCCTGTTATCATAGACATAAACACATAATTTAAAGAAGTAGCAGATATAGAACTCTCATAGAACAAGACAGAACATGCATGCTTATTAAtcgaaatgaatggagaagaagaatccaTGTAGACGATCATTGGAACTAATATATTTATTCATGTAGCCGACCCCAGACTTTTGGTATAAGACTCTGacattgtttttgttgttgttgaatcTGGTATGAACTTCAATTAATATAAGTATTCACCAATGTCGCTCTGGCATTTTATGTGTCTTATGCAAACCGAAAGAAATGGTCCCTTTCTATGGAGGGTCGAATCTGAACTAATCATAAATAACATAGACATACtttataaattgtaattatcattataaatgtaAATGTGTCATATACTTCTTAATTGATAAAAGAACTAATCATTAATTGCATAGTTTTAAGTGTCTACTTCATTAACcataatttttagatttaatgGCCCTTTCTAACTCTGAACCCTAAGCAAATGCCTACCTTGCTTACGCCAAGAGATCATCAAATCATAtacttaaattatattattcgcATTCTTTATTTTATCTCTCAGTACCAGAAGTCTAATTCTCGATACTCTAACAGGAGTAGAAAACATAAGAAAATCTTAATAAATTAGCCGTGTCTAACATTTGTACACATAAAAAACATTTTACTAGCAACACTGGATCAAGAATCAAGAAAAATTTGCAAGTTTGATGCTTGCCTGAGTCTGACCAAGGTAATAATTCTCCAGGAAAGAAggaatcaaacaaataaataataataataataataataataataataggatcTTGCTGACTAACGCCCCTTGAACCGTTTATTACCaagaatatatttaaaatttaaaattatatagtatTAATTGTATCAGTCACCtaaaatagcataaaattttGAAGTTATCACAAAATCACACgtcaatatatattatgttatttattatttttatcttttattttattttttaatttagcctaataatattataattagatcaaaacaaaacaaaacatggtTATCAAATTTATTCAAGATTCGACCAAAAAACATTCATACTAGCAAACAAAGCCCAATAGCTCCAAATCCCAACTTTCCAAACACACTACACAATCCACAAACCACACAAACAACAACCAAACAAATGAAAGAAATCAAACATACCGTGAAGAAGTGAATGCAAACTTCCAAATCTCAACTTTCCAAGCATATCatacaatcaaaaattatatCGTTTATATAAGCTTAAGCTATGATTAGGGTCATTTCATATAAACAACAACCTTAGAAAGTGAAAGAAATCAAACATACCATGAACAAGTGAATGCAAACTTTCAAATCCCAACTTTCCAAGCATATCATACACTCAAaaattcatacaaatatcatCATACCAGTATATACCGCTCGTATAAACTATAATCCGGATCATTTGATACAAACAACCTTTAACTTTCAAATCCAAACTTTTCAAACACATCATACAATCAAAAATTCATACAAACATCATCATACTCGTATATACTGCTCAATTCATATGAACAAAAACCTTAACTTCCAAATCCAAACTTTCCAAGCACATCATACAATCAAAAACACATACGAACATCATCATATCCTGAATATACTACTTATATAAGCTATTATCAGGGTAAGTTATTAATATCAACAACCTTACCAAATGAAAGAAAACAATCATACCATGAAGAAGAGAATGCAAACTTCCATTAGAAAGATAATCATAAACAAGAAGCTTCTCCTCCCTAGCATAGTAATAAGCTCTAAGCCTAACAATATTAGGATGTTTCAACCTCCCAATCACATCCATATATTGCTCAAACTCCTTCCTAGCACAAGGATTAGCATCCTTCAACCTCTTCACCGCCACCGTTGCCACATCATCCAAAACCGCCCTATAAACCGTCCCTAAACTACCTTTTCCGAGCATCTCGGCCGATGCTCGGAGCAAATCTTCAAGCTCAAATTGCTTCTTCCTATCAAAAAACACCAATCTACTCTTATCAGTCCCATTAGTCTCATCACTATCAAACCCACCTCCATTTACACTACCATTACTTGCATAAACCCTTTTTTCACTCCCATAACTACTCCTTCTCTTCCCATTTTCCCTTTCCTCAATTTCATCATCCCTAGGTGAAGAACATCTTTTACAACAAAAAGCAAGTACAAATGACAAAACAATCACTACTAACACACAATTTGCTACAATTAGGGGTATAACAATTCCATGATTTGAACCTTTTCTGGGTTTCAATGGTGGAAATGAGATGGGATTTGAAGGTACAGTTTGTGCAGTAGCAGCAGAAGCTGAAGAAGCTTCTACATTATCACCATTAAAGGAACATGCTGGTAATGGTGATGACCCACATAACTGTTCATTACCCAAAAAGCTTTTTTCACCAAAAATTTTCAATAACCCATTTGGAACTTTACCAAACAATTCATTATTCGATAAATTCAGCTCTTTTAACTGATTAAGTGTTTCAGAAAAATCCGGAATTTTCCCAGAAATTGCATTGTTTTGAACCCTAAAAGTAAGCAATCTTGTAAGTTTCTTCAATTCCACAGGTAAATGACCTGCAAGGTTATTATCCGAAATATCTAAACGAAGAAGCCGATCAA
The Amaranthus tricolor cultivar Red isolate AtriRed21 chromosome 11, ASM2621246v1, whole genome shotgun sequence DNA segment above includes these coding regions:
- the LOC130827323 gene encoding leucine-rich repeat receptor-like protein kinase PXC1, coding for MEMELNLLLFLLSFSLLHCCSSSTFPNDTATLLQFRLDSDPHGNLLSNWSSSNACTSKWFGVNCSSNGRVFSLSLPSLNLRGPISSLSSLDQLRVLDLSNNRLNGSVSPLSNCTNLKLVYLSRNDFSGEIPPEFGSLDRLLRLDISDNNLAGHLPVELKKLTRLLTFRVQNNAISGKIPDFSETLNQLKELNLSNNELFGKVPNGLLKIFGEKSFLGNEQLCGSSPLPACSFNGDNVEASSASAATAQTVPSNPISFPPLKPRKGSNHGIVIPLIVANCVLVVIVLSFVLAFCCKRCSSPRDDEIEERENGKRRSSYGSEKRVYASNGSVNGGGFDSDETNGTDKSRLVFFDRKKQFELEDLLRASAEMLGKGSLGTVYRAVLDDVATVAVKRLKDANPCARKEFEQYMDVIGRLKHPNIVRLRAYYYAREEKLLVYDYLSNGSLHSLLHGNRGPGRIPLDWTTRISLVLGAARGLARIHAEYSSSKIPHGNVKSSNVLLDKNGVACISDFGLSLLLNPTHAIARLGGYKAPEQSETKRLSQQADVYSFGVLLLEVLTAKTPSQFPSPTRPKNIDSEDEESLDLPKWVRSVVRDEWTAEVFDPELLRYKNIEEELVSMLHVAMACVVPQPEKRPSMMEVAKMIEEIRVEQSPLCEDYNESRNSLSPSLPTTEEAVGVY